One genomic window of Comamonas serinivorans includes the following:
- a CDS encoding MarR family winged helix-turn-helix transcriptional regulator yields the protein MTHTLPAGDEPRADLHEAVLQDRWRETHLGRLLGHAVRRFDARVLVLMAASAEAPLALSNLALRDKVGAAHIHITRHLALQGSRLTELAQAAGMSKQAMADLVDQCEAWGLVVREPDPRDARARLIRFTPLGLDWLRAFRLAVAQAEAEFRDAVGDEVATVVAIGLEAYAGDAG from the coding sequence ATGACCCACACTTTGCCGGCGGGCGACGAACCCAGGGCGGACTTGCACGAGGCGGTGCTGCAGGACCGCTGGCGCGAAACCCACCTGGGCCGCCTGTTGGGCCACGCCGTGCGGCGCTTTGATGCGCGCGTGCTGGTGCTGATGGCCGCCAGTGCCGAGGCGCCGCTGGCCCTGTCCAACCTGGCACTGCGCGACAAGGTGGGGGCCGCGCACATCCACATCACGCGTCACCTGGCGTTGCAAGGCTCGCGCCTGACCGAGCTGGCGCAGGCCGCCGGCATGAGCAAACAGGCCATGGCCGACCTGGTGGATCAATGCGAGGCCTGGGGCTTGGTGGTGCGCGAGCCGGATCCACGCGATGCCCGCGCGCGGCTGATCCGCTTCACGCCGCTGGGCCTGGATTGGCTGCGGGCCTTTCGGCTGGCCGTGGCGCAGGCCGAGGCGGAATTCCGCGACGCCGTGGGTGACGAGGTGGCGACCGTGGTGGCCATCGGTCTCGAGGCCTATGCCGGCGATGCCGGCTGA
- the recA gene encoding recombinase RecA codes for MNAKTTPVDSDKAKALQAALAQIEKQFGKGSIMKLGEGEAIADIQVVSTGSLGLDIALGVGGLPRGRVIEIYGPESSGKTTLTLQAIAEMQKLGGTCAFIDAEHALDTSYAEKLGVNLQDILISQPDTGEQALEIVDSLVRSGAVDLVVIDSVAALTPRAEIEGDMGDQLPGLQARLMSQALRKLTATIKKTNCMVIFINQIRMKIGVMFGSPETTTGGNALKFYASVRLDIRRTGTIKKGDNAIGNETRVKVVKNKVSPPFKTAEFDILFGEGISRHGEIIDMGVNARIVEKSGAWYAYNGEKIGQGRDNAREFLRENPDLAIEIENKVRESLGIALLPTDGVAAPVSSDDEV; via the coding sequence ATGAACGCCAAGACCACCCCCGTCGATTCCGACAAAGCCAAGGCCCTGCAAGCCGCCCTGGCCCAGATCGAAAAACAGTTCGGCAAGGGCTCGATCATGAAACTCGGCGAGGGCGAGGCCATCGCCGACATCCAGGTCGTGTCCACGGGCTCGCTGGGCCTGGACATTGCGCTGGGCGTGGGCGGCCTGCCCCGCGGCCGCGTGATCGAAATCTACGGCCCGGAGTCGTCGGGCAAAACCACGCTGACCTTGCAGGCGATCGCCGAGATGCAGAAGCTGGGTGGCACCTGCGCCTTCATCGACGCCGAGCACGCGCTGGACACCAGCTACGCGGAAAAGCTGGGCGTCAACCTGCAGGACATCCTCATCAGCCAGCCCGACACTGGCGAGCAGGCCCTTGAAATCGTCGATTCGCTGGTGCGCTCAGGCGCCGTCGACCTGGTGGTGATCGACTCGGTCGCGGCCCTGACCCCCCGAGCCGAAATCGAAGGCGACATGGGCGACCAGCTGCCGGGCCTGCAGGCCCGCCTGATGAGCCAGGCGCTGCGCAAGCTCACGGCCACGATCAAAAAGACCAACTGCATGGTCATCTTCATCAACCAGATCCGCATGAAGATCGGCGTGATGTTCGGCAGCCCCGAAACCACCACGGGCGGCAACGCGTTGAAGTTCTACGCCTCGGTGCGCCTGGACATCCGTCGCACCGGCACCATCAAGAAGGGCGACAACGCCATTGGCAACGAAACCCGTGTCAAGGTGGTCAAGAACAAGGTCTCGCCGCCCTTCAAGACCGCCGAGTTCGACATCCTGTTCGGCGAAGGCATCTCGCGCCACGGCGAAATCATCGACATGGGCGTGAACGCGCGCATCGTCGAAAAATCTGGCGCCTGGTACGCCTACAACGGCGAAAAAATCGGCCAGGGCCGCGACAACGCGCGCGAATTCCTGCGCGAGAACCCGGACCTGGCCATCGAGATCGAGAACAAGGTGCGCGAGTCCCTGGGCATCGCCCTGCTCCCCACCGATGGCGTGGCCGCCCCGGTGAGCAGCGACGACGAGGTGTGA
- the recX gene encoding recombination regulator RecX has product MSPAATPLSLKGRALRLLSLREHSRAELAQKLARHVQEGDDLQAVLDWLVARDFLSDQRAAEALVHRKAPRYGSARVQQLMRQQGVPADLIAASMAELQGSELARARDVWQRKFGERPDSPQARAKQMRFMVSRGFSPQLLDRLWRDDEA; this is encoded by the coding sequence ATGTCCCCTGCCGCCACGCCCCTCAGCCTCAAAGGCCGCGCCTTGCGCCTGCTCAGCCTGCGCGAGCACTCACGGGCTGAGCTGGCGCAGAAGCTGGCGCGCCACGTGCAAGAAGGTGACGACCTGCAGGCCGTGCTGGACTGGCTGGTGGCCCGGGATTTTCTGAGCGACCAACGGGCGGCCGAGGCACTGGTCCACCGCAAGGCGCCGCGCTACGGCAGTGCGCGCGTGCAGCAGCTCATGCGCCAGCAAGGCGTGCCCGCCGACCTGATCGCGGCCAGCATGGCCGAGCTGCAGGGCAGCGAGCTGGCGCGGGCGCGCGATGTCTGGCAGCGCAAGTTCGGCGAGCGGCCCGATTCGCCCCAGGCCCGCGCCAAGCAGATGCGCTTCATGGTCAGCCGAGGCTTCAGCCCGCAGCTGCTCGATCGCCTCTGGCGCGACGACGAGGCGTGA
- a CDS encoding TonB-dependent receptor, with protein sequence MRTCFPFDLPWLASHPARLAPAQPLPRAHQPLRQTTRLCALACVAWASAAWAQAPDATPPASDALEPMFVTATARPEERARIAATTQTIAREDIERSSAKSLTDLLAEHAVGFLSEWTAAQTSLNLRGATTDGQGRDYRGQVLVLLNGRRAGTANLSKLSLSDVERIEIVRGPASVVYGSQNMGGVINIILRNGASGGRNRVQAVGGGWGLWRTEAQLSGATDRWDWYLGANAGGRGDYQSGSGGGSLPNTSWKRRGATGALGWQLNNLHRLALQLRTDGIYNAGFRGSGANAYSRDNRDNQSADLTWHGALPGERVSWLAHLYSFRDVDEFNWASPVIRSGTSAVPGTASDDNRRVLEGTGLRLQPRIRLSASNDLLVGFDYEKNRLRSDRVRVAMPGGPTGQVAPYDNNQTEHTKALYFEDAQTLWSDRVTVRAGVRKTWGATRFDQTPNVPLAVTTTRDYDQLTWSTGATWKVDDALNLRVGAATGFRAPTASELSADFTAVGGGRIFGNPQLKPESSRQFEVGGSYRQPGWKVDAALFQNTIANRITTVSRGAATNTSDYANNAADIVARGLELGVSADVGQLLGSRLGGHTLTVFGNGYYHFTMKDKGAAATANTRRVQRMHQYEAAAGLRLAHGTDRHAGDWSMQLTALLRGPMWYDTEENLLVPQGEPSSTWIHRKGAFTVWNFRGDYRVSPRVKVFAGVNNLFNLNRHPIFIARDVQPCIANPAFQNGGCGTSMPGREWQVGLQAEF encoded by the coding sequence ATGCGGACCTGCTTCCCCTTCGACCTGCCCTGGCTGGCCAGCCACCCCGCGCGCCTTGCGCCTGCCCAGCCGCTGCCCCGTGCCCATCAGCCCCTGCGCCAGACCACCCGGCTCTGCGCCTTGGCCTGTGTCGCCTGGGCCTCTGCGGCCTGGGCCCAGGCCCCTGACGCCACCCCGCCCGCGAGCGACGCGCTGGAGCCCATGTTCGTGACGGCCACGGCACGGCCCGAGGAGCGGGCACGCATCGCGGCCACCACCCAGACCATCGCCCGCGAGGACATCGAGCGCTCGTCGGCCAAATCCCTCACCGACCTGCTGGCCGAGCACGCGGTGGGCTTCCTCAGCGAATGGACGGCGGCGCAGACCTCGCTGAACCTGCGCGGCGCCACCACCGATGGCCAGGGGCGCGACTACCGCGGCCAGGTGCTGGTGCTGCTCAATGGCCGCCGCGCCGGCACGGCCAACCTCTCCAAGCTCAGCCTGTCGGATGTGGAGCGCATCGAGATCGTGCGCGGGCCGGCGTCGGTGGTCTACGGCAGCCAGAACATGGGCGGCGTCATCAACATCATCCTGCGCAACGGCGCCAGTGGCGGCCGCAACCGCGTACAGGCCGTGGGAGGCGGATGGGGGCTGTGGCGCACCGAAGCCCAGCTCAGCGGCGCCACCGACCGCTGGGACTGGTACCTGGGCGCCAACGCCGGCGGCCGCGGCGACTACCAGTCGGGCAGCGGCGGTGGCAGCCTGCCCAACACCAGCTGGAAACGGCGCGGCGCCACGGGTGCCCTGGGCTGGCAGCTGAACAACCTGCACCGGCTGGCACTGCAGCTGCGCACCGACGGCATCTACAACGCCGGCTTCCGCGGCTCGGGCGCCAACGCCTACAGCCGCGACAACCGCGACAACCAGTCGGCCGACCTGACCTGGCACGGCGCCCTGCCCGGCGAGCGCGTCAGCTGGCTGGCCCACCTGTACAGCTTCCGCGATGTCGACGAGTTCAACTGGGCCTCGCCGGTCATCCGCTCCGGCACCAGCGCCGTGCCCGGCACGGCCAGCGACGACAACCGCCGCGTGCTCGAAGGCACGGGCCTGCGCCTGCAGCCGCGGATTCGCCTGAGCGCCAGCAACGACCTGCTGGTGGGGTTCGACTACGAGAAAAACCGCCTGCGCTCCGACCGCGTGCGCGTGGCCATGCCCGGTGGCCCCACCGGCCAGGTTGCGCCCTACGACAACAACCAGACCGAACACACCAAGGCGCTCTACTTCGAAGACGCGCAGACGCTGTGGAGCGACCGCGTCACGGTGCGCGCCGGCGTGCGCAAGACCTGGGGCGCGACGCGCTTCGACCAGACCCCCAACGTGCCGCTGGCCGTCACCACCACGCGCGACTACGACCAGCTCACCTGGTCCACCGGCGCCACCTGGAAGGTGGACGACGCCCTCAACCTGCGCGTGGGCGCGGCCACAGGCTTCCGGGCGCCCACGGCCAGCGAGCTGTCGGCCGACTTCACCGCCGTGGGCGGCGGGCGCATTTTCGGCAACCCCCAGCTCAAGCCCGAGTCCAGCCGCCAGTTCGAGGTCGGTGGCAGCTACCGCCAGCCGGGCTGGAAGGTCGATGCGGCGCTGTTCCAGAACACGATCGCGAACCGCATCACCACCGTCTCGCGCGGCGCCGCCACCAACACCTCGGACTACGCCAACAACGCCGCCGACATCGTCGCGCGCGGGCTGGAGCTGGGCGTCAGCGCCGACGTGGGCCAGTTGCTGGGCTCGCGCCTGGGCGGCCACACGCTGACGGTGTTCGGCAATGGCTACTACCACTTCACCATGAAGGACAAGGGCGCGGCGGCCACGGCCAACACCCGCCGCGTGCAGCGCATGCACCAGTACGAAGCGGCGGCCGGCCTGCGCCTGGCCCACGGCACCGACCGCCACGCGGGCGACTGGAGCATGCAGCTCACGGCCTTGCTGCGCGGGCCGATGTGGTACGACACCGAGGAAAACTTGCTGGTGCCCCAGGGCGAGCCCAGCAGCACCTGGATCCACCGCAAGGGCGCGTTCACGGTCTGGAACTTCCGCGGCGACTACCGCGTGAGCCCGCGCGTGAAGGTGTTCGCGGGGGTGAACAACCTGTTCAACCTCAACCGCCACCCCATCTTCATCGCGCGCGACGTGCAGCCCTGCATCGCCAACCCGGCGTTCCAGAACGGCGGCTGCGGCACCTCCATGCCCGGCCGCGAATGGCAGGTGGGCCTGCAGGCCGAGTTCTGA
- a CDS encoding ABC transporter substrate-binding protein: MVHLPDRAARIRRQANPPGAVHRRTLVSALAAWGLGTQAAAAPSRAFQPVSAAPAAPGLLLRDALGREVRLPAPAQRIVTIFSSNTELVSALGLAGRIVGVEDYTRYPPEVLGLPKVGGRLGFSVDAVVAQRPDLVIVTPARQAAHQLVAPMERIGVPIVVLLSRSLAEVVDNLRLVARATGVPDRGQALAAALEARLQRVDAATAGAPRPRALLITGRMGNGMLLVARPDTYTGEAVVRAGARHALPGLGTLAQVSPEAALAADPDLLLFAGTQAALDELLRLPGWRDARAVRRQRALTVSRAEFLIPGPRTITGVETLARQIAALRAGGLA, from the coding sequence ATGGTGCATTTGCCTGACCGCGCCGCGCGGATCCGCAGGCAGGCCAACCCACCCGGGGCCGTGCACCGGCGCACCCTGGTGTCGGCGCTGGCGGCGTGGGGCCTGGGCACGCAGGCGGCTGCCGCGCCTTCGCGCGCGTTCCAGCCCGTGTCCGCCGCGCCTGCTGCGCCTGGCCTGCTGCTGCGCGATGCCCTGGGGCGCGAGGTGCGCCTGCCCGCCCCGGCGCAACGCATCGTCACCATCTTTTCGTCGAACACCGAACTGGTCAGCGCGCTGGGGCTGGCCGGCCGCATCGTCGGCGTCGAGGACTACACCCGCTACCCGCCCGAGGTGCTGGGCCTGCCCAAGGTGGGCGGCCGGCTGGGCTTCTCGGTCGATGCCGTGGTGGCGCAGCGGCCCGACCTGGTCATCGTCACACCGGCCCGGCAGGCGGCGCATCAACTGGTCGCCCCCATGGAGCGCATCGGCGTGCCCATCGTGGTGTTGCTCAGCCGCAGCCTGGCCGAGGTCGTGGACAACCTGCGGCTGGTGGCCCGGGCCACCGGCGTGCCGGACCGCGGCCAGGCCCTGGCCGCCGCGCTCGAAGCGCGTTTGCAGCGGGTCGATGCCGCCACCGCCGGCGCACCGCGGCCGCGTGCCCTGCTGATCACCGGGCGCATGGGCAACGGCATGCTGCTGGTGGCTCGCCCCGACACCTACACCGGCGAAGCCGTGGTGCGCGCCGGCGCCCGGCACGCCTTGCCCGGCCTGGGCACGCTGGCCCAGGTGTCGCCCGAGGCCGCGCTGGCCGCCGACCCCGACCTGCTGCTGTTCGCCGGCACCCAGGCGGCGCTGGACGAGCTGCTGCGCCTGCCGGGCTGGCGCGATGCGCGCGCCGTGCGCCGGCAGCGGGCGCTCACGGTGTCGCGCGCCGAGTTCCTGATTCCCGGTCCGCGCACCATCACCGGCGTGGAAACGCTGGCGCGGCAGATCGCGGCGCTGCGCGCCGGGGGCCTGGCATGA
- a CDS encoding FecCD family ABC transporter permease: MTVQPSDLTPPVPAPASPPLPAPRPRSHWRRWALTAGVLALCLLFGACAGHQWASPAELWRAITDGDSLRSRLLWEWRLPRVLAAACVGALLGLSGTVFQGVFRNPLAEPYLLGASGGAALGATVALLVPLGLPQAWLLPVLAFGGAWGATVLVLGVARVAGALDAAGMLLAGVAMAAVLGALRSFLMLALSDETVSLQVVMSWMLGGIQTPSWAGLGLLALVTVAALGLTQAVARGLDLLGLGDATAQGFGLDVARFVPRAVLVGSLVVAAAVAYGGLVAFVGLAAPHMARWFVGTRHRAVLPASALAGAVVVTLADALARSVLPPAEVPLGLITAVAGGPFFIVLLARRLRAHGEPA; this comes from the coding sequence ATGACCGTGCAGCCATCCGACCTGACGCCGCCCGTACCGGCCCCCGCATCTCCGCCGTTACCGGCACCCCGGCCCCGCAGCCACTGGCGCCGCTGGGCACTCACCGCCGGCGTGCTGGCGCTGTGCCTGCTGTTCGGCGCCTGTGCCGGCCACCAGTGGGCCTCGCCGGCCGAGCTGTGGCGGGCCATCACCGACGGCGACAGCCTGCGCAGCCGGCTGCTGTGGGAATGGCGGCTGCCGCGCGTGCTGGCTGCGGCCTGCGTGGGCGCGCTGCTGGGCTTGTCCGGCACGGTGTTCCAGGGCGTGTTCCGCAACCCTTTGGCCGAGCCCTACCTGCTGGGCGCCTCGGGCGGCGCGGCGCTGGGCGCAACCGTGGCGCTGCTGGTGCCGCTGGGCCTGCCCCAGGCCTGGTTGCTGCCGGTGCTGGCCTTTGGCGGCGCCTGGGGCGCCACCGTGCTGGTGCTGGGCGTGGCGCGCGTGGCCGGCGCCCTCGATGCCGCCGGCATGCTGCTGGCCGGTGTGGCCATGGCGGCCGTGCTGGGCGCGCTGCGCTCGTTCCTGATGCTGGCCCTGTCCGACGAAACCGTCAGCCTGCAGGTCGTCATGAGCTGGATGCTGGGCGGCATCCAGACGCCCAGCTGGGCCGGACTGGGCCTGCTGGCGCTGGTCACCGTGGCGGCACTGGGCCTGACGCAGGCCGTCGCGCGGGGGCTGGATTTGCTGGGTCTGGGCGACGCCACCGCGCAGGGCTTCGGGCTGGACGTGGCGCGCTTCGTGCCCCGCGCCGTGCTGGTGGGCTCGCTCGTGGTCGCCGCCGCGGTGGCCTATGGCGGGCTGGTGGCCTTCGTCGGCCTGGCCGCGCCCCACATGGCGCGCTGGTTCGTGGGCACACGCCACCGGGCCGTGCTGCCGGCCAGCGCCCTGGCTGGGGCCGTGGTGGTCACGCTGGCCGACGCGCTGGCGCGCAGCGTGCTGCCGCCGGCCGAGGTGCCGCTGGGGCTGATCACGGCCGTGGCCGGCGGCCCCTTCTTCATCGTGCTGCTGGCGCGGCGGCTGCGGGCGCACGGAGAACCGGCATGA
- a CDS encoding ABC transporter ATP-binding protein: protein MSAAPDHAPVHAHRPAPADGCASALLQAQRVTLTRGNRHLVHDVTLALPRCGAVALVGANGAGKSSLLNLLAGQLAPSAGSVQWQGQPLAALSVRERARRVGYMPQRFEPYWNLTLRELIDMRLDGAVTTDRVLAHADLQPLADRRWATLSGGERARGLLAAVLATDPPALLADEPGAALDVQHRLALVTALAARGRSRLVVVVMHDLDLAFECFDRVIVLQHGRIALDGSPAELLHAPALDAVFGVHFQRIAVPPQTLLRARPAPTSPDHRPQAPMSRDHPAAPAANTPPTRHGAPDAH from the coding sequence ATGAGCGCGGCGCCCGATCACGCCCCCGTCCACGCGCACCGCCCTGCGCCCGCCGACGGCTGTGCGAGCGCGCTGCTGCAGGCCCAGCGCGTGACGCTCACGCGCGGCAACCGTCACCTGGTGCACGACGTCACGCTGGCCCTGCCCCGCTGTGGCGCGGTGGCGCTGGTGGGGGCCAACGGCGCCGGCAAATCCAGCCTGCTGAACCTGCTCGCGGGCCAGCTCGCGCCCAGCGCCGGCAGCGTGCAGTGGCAAGGCCAGCCGCTGGCCGCGCTCAGCGTGCGCGAACGCGCGCGCCGCGTGGGCTACATGCCGCAGCGCTTTGAGCCCTACTGGAACTTGACGCTGCGCGAGCTGATCGACATGCGGCTGGACGGCGCGGTGACGACCGACCGCGTGCTGGCCCACGCCGACCTGCAGCCCCTGGCCGACCGGCGCTGGGCCACGCTGTCGGGCGGCGAGCGCGCCCGCGGCCTGCTCGCCGCCGTGCTGGCCACCGACCCACCGGCGCTGCTGGCCGACGAGCCCGGCGCGGCGCTGGACGTGCAGCACCGCCTGGCCCTGGTGACGGCGCTGGCGGCACGCGGGCGCAGCCGGCTGGTGGTCGTGGTCATGCACGACCTGGACCTGGCCTTCGAGTGCTTCGACCGCGTGATCGTGCTGCAGCATGGCCGCATTGCGCTCGATGGCTCGCCCGCCGAGCTGCTGCACGCGCCCGCGCTCGATGCCGTGTTCGGCGTGCACTTCCAGCGCATCGCCGTGCCCCCGCAAACCCTGCTGCGCGCCCGCCCCGCGCCAACCAGCCCGGACCACCGGCCACAAGCCCCCATGTCCCGAGACCATCCTGCAGCCCCTGCCGCCAACACCCCGCCCACCCGTCACGGAGCCCCCGATGCGCATTGA